A stretch of Pseudomonas sp. CCC3.1 DNA encodes these proteins:
- a CDS encoding triacylglycerol lipase has product MTDTANTQYPILLVHGLFGFDRIGPFNYFNGIKEALQRAGASVFIASLSAAHSNETRGEQLLVQIARILQQTGARRVNLIGHSQGALTARYAAAVAPESVASVTSVSGPNHGSELADRLRLAFIPGKLPEKVAASLTTAFGTLITIISGKPQLPQHALQALNALTSEGVAAFNLKYPQGLPNTWGGMGAAKVNGVFYYSWSGIIKGSLLSESMNLLDPMHNACRLLATFFTTEYKENDGLVGRFSSHLGTVIQSDYPMDHLDTINHLAGLTRHKANPVELYVKHAQRLKKQGL; this is encoded by the coding sequence ATGACTGACACAGCAAACACCCAATACCCCATTTTATTGGTACATGGGCTCTTCGGTTTCGACCGAATTGGCCCATTCAACTACTTCAACGGCATTAAGGAAGCACTGCAGCGCGCAGGTGCCAGCGTCTTTATCGCCTCCCTTTCGGCAGCCCACAGCAATGAGACTCGCGGCGAACAGTTACTGGTGCAAATTGCCAGAATTCTTCAACAAACAGGCGCCAGACGGGTCAACTTGATCGGCCACAGCCAAGGCGCACTGACCGCCCGCTATGCGGCGGCCGTGGCACCGGAGTCTGTGGCCTCGGTCACATCGGTCAGCGGGCCTAACCATGGCTCTGAACTGGCCGATCGCCTGCGCCTGGCCTTCATCCCCGGCAAGTTGCCTGAAAAGGTCGCGGCGTCGCTGACCACCGCATTCGGCACCCTCATAACGATTATCAGTGGCAAGCCTCAACTGCCCCAGCATGCACTTCAAGCCCTCAATGCGCTGACCTCTGAAGGCGTTGCCGCCTTTAATTTGAAATACCCCCAAGGCCTGCCAAATACCTGGGGAGGCATGGGTGCCGCCAAGGTCAATGGCGTGTTTTATTACTCCTGGAGCGGCATTATCAAAGGCTCTTTACTTTCAGAGTCCATGAATTTGCTCGACCCCATGCACAATGCCTGCCGGCTACTTGCCACCTTTTTCACCACTGAATACAAAGAAAATGACGGACTGGTTGGCCGTTTCAGCTCACACTTGGGTACGGTGATTCAATCGGACTACCCCATGGACCACCTGGACACCATCAACCACTTGGCCGGCCTGACACGCCACAAGGCCAACCCCGTCGAACTGTATGTAAAACATGCGCAACGTTTGAAGAAGCAAGGCCTATAG
- a CDS encoding 3-deoxy-7-phosphoheptulonate synthase yields MNAPTSALPNAARTATATVLTQRLPSSSELKQQLPLNADLRLLVSRQRHAIRSILNGEDQRLLVVVGPCSIHDPISALEYASHLAALSHDLGDDMLLVMRAYVEKPRTTIGWKGLAYDPHLDGSDDMAHGLTLSRELMIEMLRMGLPISTELLQPMAAGYFDDLLGWVAIGARTTESQIHREMASGLDLPVGFKNGTDGGVAIACDAMRSAAHGHRHFGVDSQGHPAIIMTPGNPDTHLVLRGGHSGPNYDRDSLAKARAGLEKNAIPARLMVDCSHANSGKDPLRQPDVFNDVLKQRLEGDRSLIGVMLESHLFQGCQPLSSNLRYGVSVTDGCLGWEATEQLLRNAASQLQQQRRSAKATH; encoded by the coding sequence ATGAACGCACCTACTTCTGCTTTGCCAAATGCTGCTCGCACCGCCACTGCCACGGTCTTGACCCAACGTCTGCCCAGCTCTTCAGAGCTCAAGCAACAACTGCCACTCAATGCAGACCTCCGTCTGTTGGTGAGTCGCCAGCGCCACGCCATTCGCTCCATCCTTAATGGCGAAGACCAGCGCCTGCTGGTCGTTGTCGGCCCCTGCTCCATCCATGACCCGATTTCCGCGCTTGAATACGCCAGCCATTTGGCCGCCTTGTCTCACGACCTGGGCGATGACATGTTGCTCGTGATGCGCGCCTACGTCGAAAAACCCCGCACCACCATTGGCTGGAAAGGCCTGGCTTATGATCCACATCTGGACGGCAGCGATGACATGGCCCATGGCCTGACCCTGTCACGCGAGTTGATGATCGAAATGCTGCGTATGGGCCTGCCCATTTCTACGGAGTTGTTACAACCCATGGCCGCCGGCTACTTCGACGACCTGCTGGGCTGGGTCGCGATTGGCGCACGCACCACCGAATCGCAAATACATCGCGAGATGGCCAGCGGCCTTGATTTGCCGGTCGGGTTCAAAAACGGTACCGATGGTGGTGTGGCAATTGCCTGTGACGCCATGCGCTCAGCGGCCCATGGGCATCGCCACTTCGGGGTGGATAGCCAAGGGCATCCGGCCATTATCATGACCCCAGGCAATCCAGACACGCATCTGGTATTGCGCGGCGGTCACAGCGGCCCGAACTATGATCGCGACAGCCTCGCCAAGGCCCGCGCCGGGCTTGAAAAAAACGCCATTCCTGCGCGTCTCATGGTCGATTGCAGCCACGCCAACAGCGGCAAAGACCCACTGCGTCAACCAGACGTCTTCAATGACGTACTGAAGCAACGCCTGGAAGGTGATCGCTCATTGATTGGCGTGATGCTTGAAAGCCATCTTTTCCAGGGATGCCAACCCTTGAGCAGCAACCTGCGGTACGGCGTCTCCGTCACCGACGGCTGCCTGGGCTGGGAGGCCACCGAACAGTTGCTGCGTAATGCCGCAAGCCAGTTGCAGCAGCAACGACGTTCGGCGAAGGCTACCCACTAA
- a CDS encoding DNA-binding protein → MTGIRTAAQAKAWLEHQGKSVQEFAREHGVDPATTYQVLAGRKKGKRGEAHKVAVLLGMKDGVILPDAPE, encoded by the coding sequence ATGACCGGAATCCGTACTGCTGCACAAGCCAAGGCTTGGCTGGAACACCAGGGTAAGTCTGTTCAAGAGTTTGCTCGCGAACATGGCGTAGACCCGGCAACTACCTATCAGGTACTCGCCGGGCGAAAAAAAGGAAAGCGCGGAGAAGCCCATAAGGTGGCGGTCCTTCTGGGGATGAAGGATGGAGTAATCCTTCCCGACGCTCCCGAATAG
- a CDS encoding helix-turn-helix transcriptional regulator, giving the protein MSGIGSRLRQERERLGLSQKVFGEIGGVEANAQGKYESGERAPKADYLSRVAERGVDVLYVLTGTPTPTLLDNLSRVEEKILVSYRVLQKEDQDAIRQLTTALAEKSVAHPLKKRQEPNDV; this is encoded by the coding sequence ATGAGTGGAATTGGTTCGCGTTTGAGGCAAGAAAGAGAGCGGCTTGGCCTGTCACAGAAAGTTTTTGGTGAGATAGGCGGTGTCGAGGCAAATGCCCAAGGTAAATATGAAAGCGGGGAGCGCGCACCGAAAGCTGATTATTTGTCTCGCGTTGCAGAACGCGGAGTGGATGTACTTTATGTGCTCACTGGAACGCCGACGCCAACACTACTCGATAATCTGAGCCGAGTAGAAGAAAAGATTTTGGTCAGTTATCGCGTCCTGCAAAAAGAAGATCAGGATGCCATTAGGCAATTGACTACGGCCCTGGCGGAAAAGTCTGTCGCTCATCCGTTAAAAAAACGTCAAGAGCCAAATGATGTGTGA
- the uvrY gene encoding UvrY/SirA/GacA family response regulator transcription factor gives MIRVLVVDDHDLVRTGITRMLADIEGLQVVGQAESGEESLIKARELKPDVVLMDVKMPGIGGLEATRKMMRSHPDIKVVAVTVCEEDPFPTRLLQAGAAGYMTKGAGLAEMVQAIRLVFAGQRYISPQVAQQLALKSFQPASDSPFDALSEREIQIALMIVGCQKVQVISDKLCLSPKTVNTYRYRIYEKLSVKSDVELALLAVRHGMVDAG, from the coding sequence TTGATTCGGGTTCTAGTGGTCGATGATCATGATCTTGTGCGTACGGGCATTACACGAATGCTGGCTGATATCGAAGGCTTGCAAGTGGTCGGTCAGGCCGAATCTGGCGAGGAGTCGCTCATCAAAGCGCGTGAGCTGAAGCCGGATGTGGTCTTGATGGACGTCAAAATGCCAGGCATTGGTGGTCTGGAAGCGACTCGCAAAATGATGCGCAGCCACCCTGACATTAAAGTCGTGGCCGTAACTGTGTGTGAAGAAGACCCGTTCCCGACGCGCTTGTTGCAAGCTGGCGCTGCAGGCTATATGACCAAAGGCGCCGGCTTGGCCGAAATGGTTCAGGCTATACGTCTTGTGTTTGCAGGGCAGCGCTATATCAGTCCACAAGTGGCTCAGCAATTGGCACTTAAATCGTTCCAGCCGGCCAGCGATTCTCCTTTTGATGCCCTTTCTGAGCGAGAAATTCAGATTGCATTGATGATTGTCGGCTGCCAGAAGGTTCAAGTTATTTCCGACAAGCTTTGCTTGTCCCCCAAGACCGTTAACACTTACCGCTATCGTATTTACGAGAAGCTTTCAGTTAAAAGTGATGTTGAACTAGCCTTGCTGGCTGTTCGTCATGGCATGGTTGATGCTGGTTAA
- the uvrC gene encoding excinuclease ABC subunit UvrC, producing the protein MTDVFDSSAFLSTCSGRPGVYRMFDSDARLLYVGKAKNLKKRLASYFRKTGLAPKTAALVARIAQIETTITANETEALLLEQTLIKEWRPPYNILLRDDKSYPYVFLSDGEYPRLSIHRGAKKQKGRYFGPYPSAGAIRESLSLLQKTFLVRQCEDSYFKNRTRPCLQYQIKRCKAPCVGLVEPEVYAEDVRHSVMFLEGRSSALTDELNSSMEKAASTLDFERAAELRDQISLLRRVQDQQSMEGGTGDVDIIAAFVNPGGACVHLINVRGGRVLGSKNFFPQVGIEEEVAEVMAAFLGQYYISSPERDLPSELIVNVEHESFDAISDAIEALRGREMAISYRVRGTRARWQQLAVTNAEQALSARLANRLHVAARFEALAQVLKLDEIPQRLECYDISHSSGEATVASCVVFGPEGPIKSDYRRFNIEGVTPGDDYAAMHQALMRRFSRLKEGEGKLPDILLVDGGKGQLSMARDVLNELAVPDLILLGVAKGATRKAGFETLYLNDAAHEFTLKGDSPALHLIQQIRDEAHRFAITGHRARRGKTRRTSTLEGIAGVGPTRRRDLLKHFGGLQELSRASIEEIAKAPGISKKLAELIYANLHSE; encoded by the coding sequence ATGACTGACGTGTTTGACTCAAGTGCATTTCTTTCGACTTGCAGCGGTAGGCCCGGCGTGTATCGCATGTTTGATAGCGATGCTCGTCTGCTTTACGTAGGCAAAGCAAAGAACCTGAAAAAACGCTTGGCCAGTTACTTCCGCAAAACTGGGCTCGCGCCAAAAACAGCCGCGCTGGTCGCTCGCATTGCGCAAATCGAAACCACCATCACCGCCAATGAAACGGAAGCGCTGCTGCTTGAGCAGACGCTGATCAAGGAATGGCGGCCGCCCTACAATATTCTGCTGCGTGACGATAAATCCTATCCGTACGTGTTTCTGTCGGATGGCGAATACCCGCGCCTGAGCATTCATCGCGGAGCCAAAAAGCAGAAGGGCAGATATTTCGGACCTTACCCTAGCGCTGGCGCGATTCGTGAAAGCCTGAGCCTTTTGCAGAAAACGTTTCTGGTACGTCAGTGCGAAGACAGCTATTTCAAAAACCGCACCCGGCCTTGCTTGCAGTATCAGATCAAACGCTGCAAGGCACCGTGTGTAGGCTTGGTCGAGCCTGAGGTCTATGCAGAAGATGTGCGCCACTCGGTGATGTTCCTCGAGGGGCGCAGCAGTGCACTGACCGATGAGCTCAACAGCTCAATGGAAAAGGCTGCCAGCACCCTGGATTTTGAGCGTGCTGCAGAACTGCGCGATCAGATCTCATTGCTGCGTCGGGTTCAGGATCAGCAAAGCATGGAAGGCGGGACTGGTGATGTGGACATTATCGCGGCCTTTGTGAACCCGGGCGGCGCCTGCGTGCATTTAATCAATGTGCGCGGCGGGCGAGTGCTGGGCAGCAAGAACTTCTTCCCGCAGGTGGGGATTGAAGAGGAGGTGGCCGAGGTTATGGCCGCTTTCCTCGGGCAGTACTACATCAGCAGCCCTGAGCGCGACCTGCCAAGTGAGCTGATTGTTAACGTTGAACACGAGAGTTTCGATGCTATCAGCGATGCGATCGAAGCCTTGCGCGGACGTGAGATGGCGATCAGTTATCGCGTGCGCGGCACTCGGGCTCGATGGCAACAACTGGCTGTCACCAATGCTGAGCAAGCATTAAGCGCACGTCTGGCCAACCGCTTGCATGTGGCTGCGCGTTTTGAAGCGCTGGCTCAAGTATTGAAGCTTGATGAAATTCCGCAACGCCTTGAGTGTTATGACATCAGCCACTCAAGCGGTGAAGCTACGGTTGCTTCCTGTGTGGTATTTGGCCCTGAGGGCCCAATCAAGTCGGATTATCGACGCTTCAACATCGAAGGTGTGACCCCAGGGGATGACTATGCCGCCATGCACCAGGCGTTAATGCGCCGTTTTAGTCGTCTGAAAGAAGGTGAGGGTAAATTGCCCGACATCCTGTTGGTCGACGGTGGCAAGGGGCAACTCTCAATGGCCCGTGACGTACTCAATGAATTGGCGGTTCCAGACCTGATTTTGCTCGGTGTGGCCAAAGGTGCAACCCGCAAGGCGGGTTTCGAAACCCTTTATCTGAATGATGCTGCCCATGAATTCACCTTGAAAGGTGATTCCCCGGCATTGCACCTGATCCAGCAGATTCGTGACGAGGCCCACCGTTTTGCAATCACCGGGCATCGTGCTCGACGTGGCAAAACCCGGCGGACGTCAACCCTGGAAGGGATCGCAGGAGTAGGGCCGACCCGTCGCCGTGACTTATTGAAACATTTTGGTGGATTACAAGAGCTGTCTCGTGCAAGCATCGAAGAAATCGCCAAAGCACCGGGTATCAGTAAAAAGCTCGCAGAGTTGATTTATGCAAATCTACACAGCGAGTAG
- the pgsA gene encoding CDP-diacylglycerol--glycerol-3-phosphate 3-phosphatidyltransferase has translation MNIPNLITVLRVLLIPFFILLFYLPYSWSYAAASSVFAFAAATDWLDGYLARRLEQSTPFGAFLDPVADKLMVAVALVLLVQEHHNVWLTLPAAVIIGREIVISALREWMAELGARAQVAVSNMGKWKTAAQMLALIILLANPSDFSFWVLVGYALLLVAAGLTLWSMVQYLRAAWPHLKTTSTK, from the coding sequence ATGAATATCCCTAATTTGATTACCGTTCTACGCGTTCTTCTGATTCCATTCTTTATTTTGCTGTTTTATCTCCCTTACAGCTGGAGTTATGCAGCTGCCAGCTCAGTCTTCGCATTTGCTGCCGCGACAGATTGGCTGGATGGTTACCTGGCTCGACGGCTGGAGCAGAGCACGCCATTTGGCGCCTTTCTGGATCCGGTGGCTGACAAATTGATGGTGGCAGTGGCGCTGGTGTTACTGGTGCAAGAGCACCACAACGTCTGGCTGACCTTGCCGGCCGCGGTGATTATTGGTCGTGAAATTGTCATCTCTGCCTTGCGCGAATGGATGGCAGAGCTGGGAGCGCGTGCACAGGTTGCGGTCTCGAACATGGGCAAATGGAAAACCGCAGCGCAAATGCTGGCTTTGATCATCTTGCTGGCCAACCCGTCCGACTTCAGCTTCTGGGTCTTGGTCGGTTATGCGTTATTGTTAGTGGCTGCGGGGCTGACTTTGTGGTCGATGGTTCAATATTTACGGGCTGCCTGGCCGCATTTGAAGACCACCTCTACAAAATAA
- a CDS encoding SpvB/TcaC N-terminal domain-containing protein produces MAEDSLSVSTPSLPKGGGAIQSIGKGWGAVGSSGAANCGLPLPLSAGRGYGPSLSLGYSSAAGNGLFGLGWALNLGYVARRTSKGVPTYTDEDVIVGPSGDVWLAERYAHGEPVVERITRQSIAYDVTRHYARAEGAFDRIEHWRPAPVKLTDPLDPGFWLVYSADGSQSVFGLRPGSRSTDPENPLRVGEWLLDETMNAHGEHVLYEYKSEDEEGLAPDHPRNFIAQCYLNRVRYGNFEAHDALYLWDEQTLNAAQWHFDLVLDYGERTVELTEKPTYEEETVWPVRSDPHSSFAYGFELGNLRLCRQVLMFHHFPGEWDESPRLVQRLLMNYETSPLSYNCLVAAHFIAYADDGTAEFRPPVEFTYSSFQLQDQHFTEFESMPGLNDGQQYQLLDLYGEGMPGVLSRRDDSWLYREPMRAESGGADQVEYGPWQQLPKHPVADSAKPVQQSLTDLTGDGKLDWIVAQPGLSGFFTLNPDRTWSRFATFAAFPQEFFHPQGQMADLIGAGLSDLALIGTRSVRLYANRREAGFSAALDVVHPLPDDNLPLLSDSRTEVVAFSDLLGTGQQHLVRIRHNEVRCWPNLGRGHFGKSFLLPCPQFAQYADFDTSRILLADLDGSGAADILYLTSQTIDIYMNQCGNGFADKQSLPWPEGVRYDNTCQVSTADLQGLGCSSLIFTSPHMSPRHWRCDFVQAKPYMLAETNNNMGAVGTVSYRSSAQEWLDEKQALLAAEKPAVSYLPFPMHVVTQQTQLDEITGNRLTQHFQYRQGFYDGLEREVRGFGLLIQTDTEAVDNEVAPLGYTAPTRTKTWFHTGRYPELAPEGYDLRDADARPSGPTLLSRYRAETLDDGEIQHHDDLIEVPAEAQLREVARTLSGSPLRVEVFGLEDADGQDVLYSVQHNRYLVRELIPQDLEHRQPYASMLALPLESISYQYDSATNKAKVFDPLCQHNIGLRWDAFGSSTQAVVIDYARRKTHGDLPPFDDEHQQRWWQAAHDDAQQFYYVNESRAQAIHLTTRDAWRLDLPYLSRSNALVLPPSELSPETLRYEALLDAADGPLRPRPERVLTGQAVQRYTDCEDGDATLAALVAFTETAELDETALGAYDRKYPDRDKLYERLDELGYVHMPLFLPSDGEALWSVRRGFATYGTAAQFYNILEFRPTLSHGLTTVTYDPYFLAPLSVTTPDGCSTVATYDYRTLQPWRIVDPNQNTQEVLFDAFGQLRASSFYGTELGEAIGFDPISTFETSIKDPGAAIESPRDAIKNAASASVYDAFSWMGRVPETLRSNKAWMSEHVASGDVMPSGHLCARARISDNPEWHLLTQEASREPVHSAVLVADRYPGDAAQQIRISLACFDGFGRTLQSKQKVEDGYAYAVDDEGNLIIENGKPIQLQDVSRWRVSERVEYNNKGLAVRVYQPYFADKHRYINDESFREFGYSDQQFYDSLGRPTDIFTARGGWRRQTYLTWYTISEDENDLDQEVPQAPLKAALLAQLRGRIK; encoded by the coding sequence ATGGCCGAAGACTCGCTGAGTGTTTCTACCCCGTCACTGCCAAAAGGGGGCGGTGCCATTCAAAGTATCGGCAAAGGTTGGGGGGCGGTAGGCAGTTCAGGGGCTGCCAATTGTGGGCTGCCTTTGCCTTTGTCGGCAGGGCGTGGCTATGGGCCTTCTTTGAGTTTGGGTTACAGCAGTGCGGCCGGGAACGGGCTGTTCGGTCTGGGCTGGGCACTCAACCTGGGCTACGTTGCCCGGCGCACCAGCAAGGGTGTACCCACCTACACCGACGAGGATGTGATTGTCGGCCCTAGCGGCGATGTGTGGCTGGCAGAGCGATATGCACACGGCGAGCCTGTCGTTGAGCGCATCACCCGCCAGAGCATTGCTTACGATGTGACTCGCCACTATGCCCGTGCCGAGGGGGCTTTTGATCGCATTGAGCATTGGCGGCCGGCCCCGGTCAAACTGACAGACCCGCTAGACCCGGGTTTTTGGCTGGTGTATAGCGCCGATGGCAGCCAGTCTGTTTTTGGCTTGCGACCCGGCTCTCGCAGTACGGATCCGGAAAACCCGCTTCGGGTCGGCGAATGGTTGCTGGACGAAACCATGAACGCCCATGGTGAACATGTGCTCTACGAGTACAAGTCTGAAGACGAGGAGGGGCTGGCCCCGGATCATCCTCGTAACTTCATCGCTCAGTGCTATCTGAACCGTGTTCGTTATGGCAATTTCGAGGCCCATGACGCGTTGTATTTGTGGGATGAACAAACACTCAACGCTGCTCAATGGCATTTCGACCTGGTATTGGACTATGGTGAACGCACAGTCGAGTTGACTGAAAAGCCCACCTATGAAGAAGAGACCGTGTGGCCGGTGCGCAGCGATCCGCACTCAAGCTTTGCCTACGGGTTTGAACTGGGCAACTTGCGCCTGTGTCGCCAAGTATTGATGTTTCATCACTTCCCCGGTGAGTGGGATGAGTCGCCTCGGCTGGTGCAACGCCTGCTGATGAACTATGAAACTAGCCCGCTGAGTTACAACTGTCTGGTGGCAGCCCATTTCATTGCCTATGCCGATGATGGAACAGCCGAGTTTCGTCCACCCGTGGAGTTCACCTACTCGTCGTTTCAACTGCAAGATCAGCACTTTACTGAGTTTGAGTCGATGCCCGGGCTCAATGATGGCCAGCAGTATCAACTGCTGGATCTTTATGGCGAAGGCATGCCCGGTGTGTTGTCTCGACGTGATGACAGTTGGCTGTATCGCGAACCGATGCGTGCCGAATCCGGGGGTGCCGATCAAGTCGAGTATGGCCCTTGGCAGCAGTTGCCCAAGCATCCGGTGGCTGATTCCGCAAAGCCGGTGCAGCAGTCATTGACCGACCTGACAGGCGACGGAAAACTGGACTGGATCGTGGCCCAACCAGGGTTAAGTGGTTTTTTTACGCTTAACCCGGATCGCACCTGGTCACGCTTTGCAACGTTCGCGGCGTTCCCTCAAGAGTTCTTCCACCCGCAAGGGCAAATGGCCGATTTGATCGGTGCCGGGTTGTCAGATCTGGCACTGATAGGTACACGCAGCGTGCGCCTGTATGCCAATCGCCGCGAAGCAGGTTTTAGCGCTGCACTGGACGTGGTCCACCCATTGCCAGACGACAATCTGCCATTGCTCAGCGACAGCCGGACCGAAGTGGTCGCGTTCAGCGACCTGCTGGGCACCGGCCAACAACATTTGGTGCGTATTCGCCACAATGAAGTGCGCTGCTGGCCGAATCTGGGCCGAGGCCATTTTGGCAAAAGCTTCTTGCTGCCTTGCCCGCAGTTTGCGCAATACGCAGACTTTGACACTTCGCGTATTTTGCTGGCCGATCTGGATGGCAGTGGCGCGGCCGATATTCTTTACCTGACCTCGCAAACCATCGACATCTATATGAATCAGTGCGGCAATGGTTTTGCTGACAAGCAAAGCCTGCCCTGGCCCGAGGGCGTGCGTTACGACAATACGTGCCAGGTCAGTACCGCAGACCTGCAAGGGCTGGGATGTTCAAGCCTGATTTTTACATCACCGCACATGTCACCACGCCATTGGCGTTGCGACTTTGTGCAGGCCAAGCCGTACATGCTCGCTGAAACCAACAACAACATGGGGGCGGTTGGCACTGTCAGTTATCGCAGTTCGGCCCAAGAGTGGCTGGACGAAAAACAAGCACTTCTGGCTGCTGAAAAGCCTGCCGTTTCTTACCTGCCATTTCCCATGCACGTGGTCACTCAGCAAACACAACTTGATGAAATCACCGGTAATCGCTTGACGCAGCACTTCCAGTATCGTCAAGGCTTCTATGACGGCTTGGAGCGTGAAGTCCGCGGTTTTGGTCTGCTGATACAAACGGACACCGAAGCCGTCGACAACGAGGTGGCCCCATTGGGGTATACCGCCCCGACACGGACCAAAACCTGGTTCCACACAGGTCGTTACCCCGAGCTTGCGCCAGAAGGTTATGACTTGCGAGACGCTGACGCTCGGCCGTCAGGTCCGACCCTGCTAAGCCGTTACAGAGCTGAAACCCTCGACGATGGAGAAATTCAGCATCATGACGATCTCATAGAGGTTCCTGCTGAGGCCCAATTGCGCGAAGTGGCGCGCACCCTCAGTGGTTCCCCTCTGCGTGTAGAAGTCTTTGGTCTGGAGGATGCCGATGGTCAAGACGTACTGTATTCGGTGCAACACAATCGATATCTGGTCCGTGAGTTAATACCGCAGGATCTTGAGCACCGCCAGCCCTATGCTTCGATGCTGGCGTTGCCGCTTGAGTCAATCAGCTACCAGTACGACAGCGCTACCAACAAAGCCAAGGTTTTTGACCCACTCTGTCAACACAACATAGGCCTGCGCTGGGATGCTTTTGGCAGCTCGACCCAAGCTGTGGTGATCGACTATGCGCGGCGCAAAACGCATGGAGACTTGCCTCCATTTGACGATGAACATCAACAGCGGTGGTGGCAGGCCGCTCACGATGATGCCCAGCAGTTTTATTACGTGAACGAAAGCCGGGCCCAGGCAATCCATCTGACGACTCGTGACGCCTGGCGTCTGGACTTGCCCTATCTGTCACGCAGTAATGCTCTGGTGCTTCCCCCAAGCGAACTGTCCCCCGAAACCTTGCGTTATGAAGCGCTATTGGATGCTGCTGACGGCCCTCTCAGGCCCCGCCCTGAACGTGTGCTGACGGGGCAGGCTGTCCAGCGTTACACCGATTGCGAGGATGGCGATGCCACGTTGGCTGCTTTGGTCGCATTCACGGAAACGGCTGAGCTGGACGAAACCGCATTGGGGGCTTATGACCGTAAATATCCCGATCGCGACAAACTCTATGAGCGTCTTGATGAGCTGGGTTATGTGCACATGCCGCTTTTCTTGCCCAGCGATGGAGAGGCACTCTGGTCTGTCAGACGAGGGTTCGCGACTTACGGCACTGCGGCCCAGTTTTACAACATTCTTGAATTTCGTCCCACCCTCAGTCACGGCCTGACAACCGTCACGTATGACCCATACTTCCTGGCGCCGCTCAGTGTCACCACGCCAGATGGCTGTAGCACCGTGGCCACGTATGATTATCGAACCCTGCAGCCGTGGCGCATCGTTGACCCTAACCAGAACACCCAAGAGGTCCTGTTTGACGCCTTCGGACAACTGCGGGCGAGCAGCTTCTACGGGACTGAACTCGGGGAAGCGATCGGTTTTGACCCGATCAGCACCTTTGAAACCAGCATCAAAGACCCGGGCGCGGCCATCGAAAGCCCCAGGGATGCGATTAAAAACGCTGCATCGGCCAGTGTCTACGACGCGTTCAGCTGGATGGGCCGAGTGCCTGAAACCTTGCGCAGTAACAAGGCATGGATGAGTGAACATGTGGCGTCTGGCGACGTTATGCCTTCCGGGCATTTGTGCGCCAGGGCCCGTATCTCGGATAACCCTGAGTGGCACCTTCTCACTCAAGAGGCATCGCGTGAACCGGTGCACAGCGCCGTCCTGGTGGCGGATCGTTACCCTGGAGACGCCGCTCAACAAATCCGCATCAGCCTGGCGTGTTTCGACGGCTTTGGCCGCACCTTGCAGAGCAAACAGAAAGTCGAGGATGGTTATGCCTATGCGGTCGACGATGAAGGCAACCTGATCATCGAAAACGGAAAACCGATCCAACTACAGGACGTATCACGGTGGCGGGTCAGTGAACGGGTGGAATACAACAACAAAGGCCTGGCGGTTCGTGTGTATCAGCCTTACTTCGCGGATAAACATCGCTATATCAACGATGAATCCTTTCGTGAGTTCGGTTACAGCGATCAGCAATTTTACGACTCTCTGGGGCGCCCGACCGATATCTTTACCGCCAGAGGCGGGTGGCGCCGCCAGACCTATCTGACCTGGTACACCATCAGCGAAGATGAAAACGACCTGGACCAGGAGGTTCCGCAAGCACCCTTGAAGGCTGCTTTGTTGGCACAGCTACGAGGTCGTATCAAGTGA